From Kryptolebias marmoratus isolate JLee-2015 linkage group LG15, ASM164957v2, whole genome shotgun sequence, a single genomic window includes:
- the isl2b gene encoding insulin gene enhancer protein isl-2b isoform X2: MVDIIFSSSFLGDMGDHSKKKPGFAMCVGCGSQIHDQYILRVSPDLEWHAACLKCAECSQYLDETCTCFVRDGKTYCKRDYVRLFGIKCAKCNLVFSSSDFVMRARNNVYHIECFRCSVCSRQLLQGDEFSLREEELLCRADHCLLMERSSAGSPMSPGHLHPNRALHLAADPVTVRQAPHRNHVHKQSEKTTRVRTVLNEKQLHTLRTCYNANPRPDALMKEQLVEMTGLSPRVIRVWFQNKRCKDKKKSILMKQLQQQQHSDKTNLQGLTGTPLVAGSPIRHESTVQGNPVEVQTYQPPWKALSEFALQSDLDQPAFQQLVSFSESGSLGNSSGSDVTSLSSQLPDTPNSMVPSPVET, encoded by the exons ATGGTGGATATTATTTTCAGCTCTTCTTTCTTGGGTGATATGGGGGATCATTCCAAAA AGAAGCCAGGATTCGCCATGTGTGTAGGATGTGGGAGTCAGATCCATGACCAGTACATACTGAGAGTTTCCCCCGACCTGGAGTGGCACGCAGCCTGCCTGAAGTGCGCCGAGTGCAGCCAGTACCTGGATGAGACCTGCACTTGTTTCGTCCGGGACGGAAAAACCTACTGCAAAAGAGATTATGTAAG GCTGTTTGGAATAAAATGCGCCAAATGCAACCTGGTGTTCAGCAGCAGCGACTTCGTGATGCGAGCTCGGAATAACGTGTACCACATCGAGTGCTTCCGGTGCTCGGTGTGCAGCCGGCAGCTGCTGCAGGGGGACGAGTTCTCCCTGCGGGAAGAGGAGCTGCTGTGCCGGGCGGACCACTGCCTGCTGATGGAGAGGAGCTCCGCGGGGAGCCCCATGAGCCCGGGACACCTCCACCCCAACAGAGCGCTGCACCTGGCAG CAGACCCCGTGACGGTGCGGCAGGCCCCGCACCGAAACCACGTCCACAAACAGTCGGAGAAGACGACGCGGGTCCGGACGGTGCTGAACGAGAAGCAGCTGCACACCCTGCGAACCTGCTACAACGCCAACCCGAGGCCGGACGCGCTGATGAAGGAGCAGCTGGTGGAGATGACGGGCCTGAGCCCCCGGGTGATCCGGGTCTGGTTCCAGAACAAGCGCTGCAAGGACAAGAAGAAGTCCATCCTGATgaagcagctccagcagcagcagcacagtgaTAAGACT AACCTCCAAGGCCTCACAGGGACGCCTCTTGTGGCCGGAAGTCCCATCCGACATGAGAGCACCGTGCAGGGGAACCCGGTGGAGGTCCAGACCTACCAGCCTCCGTGGAAAGCTCTGAGTGAATTCGCGCTGCAGAGCGACCTGGACCAGCCAGCTTTTCAACAACTG GTGTCTTTCTCTGAATCGGGCTCTCTCGGGAACTCCTCGGGCAGCGACGTGACTTCCTTGTCCTCTCAGTTACCGGACACCCCGAACAGTATGGTCCCCAGCCCGGTGGAGACGTGA
- the isl2b gene encoding insulin gene enhancer protein isl-2b isoform X5, translated as MVDIIFSSSFLGDMGDHSKKKPGFAMCVGCGSQIHDQYILRVSPDLEWHAACLKCAECSQYLDETCTCFVRDGKTYCKRDYVRLFGIKCAKCNLVFSSSDFVMRARNNVYHIECFRCSVCSRQLLQGDEFSLREEELLCRADHCLLMERSSAGSPMSPGHLHPNRALHLADPVTVRQAPHRNHVHKQSEKTTRVRTVLNEKQLHTLRTCYNANPRPDALMKEQLVEMTGLSPRVIRVWFQNKRCKDKKKSILMKQLQQQQHSDKTNLQGLTGTPLVAGSPIRHESTVQGNPVEVQTYQPPWKALSEFALQSDLDQPAFQQLVSFSESGSLGNSSGSDVTSLSSQLPDTPNSMVPSPVET; from the exons ATGGTGGATATTATTTTCAGCTCTTCTTTCTTGGGTGATATGGGGGATCATTCCAAAA AGAAGCCAGGATTCGCCATGTGTGTAGGATGTGGGAGTCAGATCCATGACCAGTACATACTGAGAGTTTCCCCCGACCTGGAGTGGCACGCAGCCTGCCTGAAGTGCGCCGAGTGCAGCCAGTACCTGGATGAGACCTGCACTTGTTTCGTCCGGGACGGAAAAACCTACTGCAAAAGAGATTATGTAAG GCTGTTTGGAATAAAATGCGCCAAATGCAACCTGGTGTTCAGCAGCAGCGACTTCGTGATGCGAGCTCGGAATAACGTGTACCACATCGAGTGCTTCCGGTGCTCGGTGTGCAGCCGGCAGCTGCTGCAGGGGGACGAGTTCTCCCTGCGGGAAGAGGAGCTGCTGTGCCGGGCGGACCACTGCCTGCTGATGGAGAGGAGCTCCGCGGGGAGCCCCATGAGCCCGGGACACCTCCACCCCAACAGAGCGCTGCACCTGGCAG ACCCCGTGACGGTGCGGCAGGCCCCGCACCGAAACCACGTCCACAAACAGTCGGAGAAGACGACGCGGGTCCGGACGGTGCTGAACGAGAAGCAGCTGCACACCCTGCGAACCTGCTACAACGCCAACCCGAGGCCGGACGCGCTGATGAAGGAGCAGCTGGTGGAGATGACGGGCCTGAGCCCCCGGGTGATCCGGGTCTGGTTCCAGAACAAGCGCTGCAAGGACAAGAAGAAGTCCATCCTGATgaagcagctccagcagcagcagcacagtgaTAAGACT AACCTCCAAGGCCTCACAGGGACGCCTCTTGTGGCCGGAAGTCCCATCCGACATGAGAGCACCGTGCAGGGGAACCCGGTGGAGGTCCAGACCTACCAGCCTCCGTGGAAAGCTCTGAGTGAATTCGCGCTGCAGAGCGACCTGGACCAGCCAGCTTTTCAACAACTG GTGTCTTTCTCTGAATCGGGCTCTCTCGGGAACTCCTCGGGCAGCGACGTGACTTCCTTGTCCTCTCAGTTACCGGACACCCCGAACAGTATGGTCCCCAGCCCGGTGGAGACGTGA
- the isl2b gene encoding insulin gene enhancer protein isl-2b isoform X4 has protein sequence MVDIIFSSSFLGDMGDHSKKKPGFAMCVGCGSQIHDQYILRVSPDLEWHAACLKCAECSQYLDETCTCFVRDGKTYCKRDYVRLFGIKCAKCNLVFSSSDFVMRARNNVYHIECFRCSVCSRQLLQGDEFSLREEELLCRADHCLLMERSSAGSPMSPGHLHPNRALHLAADPVTVRQAPHRNHVHKQSEKTTRVRTVLNEKQLHTLRTCYNANPRPDALMKEQLVEMTGLSPRVIRVWFQNKRCKDKKKSILMKQLQQQQHSDKTVSIFNLQGLTGTPLVAGSPIRHESTVQGNPVEVQTYQPPWKALSEFALQSDLDQPAFQQLVSFSESGSLGNSSGSDVTSLSSQLPDTPNSMVPSPVET, from the exons ATGGTGGATATTATTTTCAGCTCTTCTTTCTTGGGTGATATGGGGGATCATTCCAAAA AGAAGCCAGGATTCGCCATGTGTGTAGGATGTGGGAGTCAGATCCATGACCAGTACATACTGAGAGTTTCCCCCGACCTGGAGTGGCACGCAGCCTGCCTGAAGTGCGCCGAGTGCAGCCAGTACCTGGATGAGACCTGCACTTGTTTCGTCCGGGACGGAAAAACCTACTGCAAAAGAGATTATGTAAG GCTGTTTGGAATAAAATGCGCCAAATGCAACCTGGTGTTCAGCAGCAGCGACTTCGTGATGCGAGCTCGGAATAACGTGTACCACATCGAGTGCTTCCGGTGCTCGGTGTGCAGCCGGCAGCTGCTGCAGGGGGACGAGTTCTCCCTGCGGGAAGAGGAGCTGCTGTGCCGGGCGGACCACTGCCTGCTGATGGAGAGGAGCTCCGCGGGGAGCCCCATGAGCCCGGGACACCTCCACCCCAACAGAGCGCTGCACCTGGCAG CAGACCCCGTGACGGTGCGGCAGGCCCCGCACCGAAACCACGTCCACAAACAGTCGGAGAAGACGACGCGGGTCCGGACGGTGCTGAACGAGAAGCAGCTGCACACCCTGCGAACCTGCTACAACGCCAACCCGAGGCCGGACGCGCTGATGAAGGAGCAGCTGGTGGAGATGACGGGCCTGAGCCCCCGGGTGATCCGGGTCTGGTTCCAGAACAAGCGCTGCAAGGACAAGAAGAAGTCCATCCTGATgaagcagctccagcagcagcagcacagtgaTAAGACTGTAAGCATCTTC AACCTCCAAGGCCTCACAGGGACGCCTCTTGTGGCCGGAAGTCCCATCCGACATGAGAGCACCGTGCAGGGGAACCCGGTGGAGGTCCAGACCTACCAGCCTCCGTGGAAAGCTCTGAGTGAATTCGCGCTGCAGAGCGACCTGGACCAGCCAGCTTTTCAACAACTG GTGTCTTTCTCTGAATCGGGCTCTCTCGGGAACTCCTCGGGCAGCGACGTGACTTCCTTGTCCTCTCAGTTACCGGACACCCCGAACAGTATGGTCCCCAGCCCGGTGGAGACGTGA
- the isl2b gene encoding insulin gene enhancer protein isl-2b isoform X1, producing the protein MVDIIFSSSFLGDMGDHSKKKPGFAMCVGCGSQIHDQYILRVSPDLEWHAACLKCAECSQYLDETCTCFVRDGKTYCKRDYVRLFGIKCAKCNLVFSSSDFVMRARNNVYHIECFRCSVCSRQLLQGDEFSLREEELLCRADHCLLMERSSAGSPMSPGHLHPNRALHLADPVTVRQAPHRNHVHKQSEKTTRVRTVLNEKQLHTLRTCYNANPRPDALMKEQLVEMTGLSPRVIRVWFQNKRCKDKKKSILMKQLQQQQHSDKTVSIFNLQGLTGTPLVAGSPIRHESTVQGNPVEVQTYQPPWKALSEFALQSDLDQPAFQQLVSFSESGSLGNSSGSDVTSLSSQLPDTPNSMVPSPVET; encoded by the exons ATGGTGGATATTATTTTCAGCTCTTCTTTCTTGGGTGATATGGGGGATCATTCCAAAA AGAAGCCAGGATTCGCCATGTGTGTAGGATGTGGGAGTCAGATCCATGACCAGTACATACTGAGAGTTTCCCCCGACCTGGAGTGGCACGCAGCCTGCCTGAAGTGCGCCGAGTGCAGCCAGTACCTGGATGAGACCTGCACTTGTTTCGTCCGGGACGGAAAAACCTACTGCAAAAGAGATTATGTAAG GCTGTTTGGAATAAAATGCGCCAAATGCAACCTGGTGTTCAGCAGCAGCGACTTCGTGATGCGAGCTCGGAATAACGTGTACCACATCGAGTGCTTCCGGTGCTCGGTGTGCAGCCGGCAGCTGCTGCAGGGGGACGAGTTCTCCCTGCGGGAAGAGGAGCTGCTGTGCCGGGCGGACCACTGCCTGCTGATGGAGAGGAGCTCCGCGGGGAGCCCCATGAGCCCGGGACACCTCCACCCCAACAGAGCGCTGCACCTGGCAG ACCCCGTGACGGTGCGGCAGGCCCCGCACCGAAACCACGTCCACAAACAGTCGGAGAAGACGACGCGGGTCCGGACGGTGCTGAACGAGAAGCAGCTGCACACCCTGCGAACCTGCTACAACGCCAACCCGAGGCCGGACGCGCTGATGAAGGAGCAGCTGGTGGAGATGACGGGCCTGAGCCCCCGGGTGATCCGGGTCTGGTTCCAGAACAAGCGCTGCAAGGACAAGAAGAAGTCCATCCTGATgaagcagctccagcagcagcagcacagtgaTAAGACTGTAAGCATCTTC AACCTCCAAGGCCTCACAGGGACGCCTCTTGTGGCCGGAAGTCCCATCCGACATGAGAGCACCGTGCAGGGGAACCCGGTGGAGGTCCAGACCTACCAGCCTCCGTGGAAAGCTCTGAGTGAATTCGCGCTGCAGAGCGACCTGGACCAGCCAGCTTTTCAACAACTG GTGTCTTTCTCTGAATCGGGCTCTCTCGGGAACTCCTCGGGCAGCGACGTGACTTCCTTGTCCTCTCAGTTACCGGACACCCCGAACAGTATGGTCCCCAGCCCGGTGGAGACGTGA
- the isl2b gene encoding insulin gene enhancer protein isl-2b isoform X3, which produces MRPALVSSGTEKPTAKEIMLFGIKCAKCNLVFSSSDFVMRARNNVYHIECFRCSVCSRQLLQGDEFSLREEELLCRADHCLLMERSSAGSPMSPGHLHPNRALHLAADPVTVRQAPHRNHVHKQSEKTTRVRTVLNEKQLHTLRTCYNANPRPDALMKEQLVEMTGLSPRVIRVWFQNKRCKDKKKSILMKQLQQQQHSDKTVSIFNLQGLTGTPLVAGSPIRHESTVQGNPVEVQTYQPPWKALSEFALQSDLDQPAFQQLVSFSESGSLGNSSGSDVTSLSSQLPDTPNSMVPSPVET; this is translated from the exons ATGAGACCTGCACTTGTTTCGTCCGGGACGGAAAAACCTACTGCAAAAGAGATTAT GCTGTTTGGAATAAAATGCGCCAAATGCAACCTGGTGTTCAGCAGCAGCGACTTCGTGATGCGAGCTCGGAATAACGTGTACCACATCGAGTGCTTCCGGTGCTCGGTGTGCAGCCGGCAGCTGCTGCAGGGGGACGAGTTCTCCCTGCGGGAAGAGGAGCTGCTGTGCCGGGCGGACCACTGCCTGCTGATGGAGAGGAGCTCCGCGGGGAGCCCCATGAGCCCGGGACACCTCCACCCCAACAGAGCGCTGCACCTGGCAG CAGACCCCGTGACGGTGCGGCAGGCCCCGCACCGAAACCACGTCCACAAACAGTCGGAGAAGACGACGCGGGTCCGGACGGTGCTGAACGAGAAGCAGCTGCACACCCTGCGAACCTGCTACAACGCCAACCCGAGGCCGGACGCGCTGATGAAGGAGCAGCTGGTGGAGATGACGGGCCTGAGCCCCCGGGTGATCCGGGTCTGGTTCCAGAACAAGCGCTGCAAGGACAAGAAGAAGTCCATCCTGATgaagcagctccagcagcagcagcacagtgaTAAGACTGTAAGCATCTTC AACCTCCAAGGCCTCACAGGGACGCCTCTTGTGGCCGGAAGTCCCATCCGACATGAGAGCACCGTGCAGGGGAACCCGGTGGAGGTCCAGACCTACCAGCCTCCGTGGAAAGCTCTGAGTGAATTCGCGCTGCAGAGCGACCTGGACCAGCCAGCTTTTCAACAACTG GTGTCTTTCTCTGAATCGGGCTCTCTCGGGAACTCCTCGGGCAGCGACGTGACTTCCTTGTCCTCTCAGTTACCGGACACCCCGAACAGTATGGTCCCCAGCCCGGTGGAGACGTGA